Proteins encoded by one window of Arabidopsis thaliana chromosome 2, partial sequence:
- a CDS encoding Plant protein 1589 of unknown function (Plant protein 1589 of unknown function; CONTAINS InterPro DOMAIN/s: Conserved hypothetical protein CHP01589, plant (InterPro:IPR006476); BEST Arabidopsis thaliana protein match is: Plant protein 1589 of unknown function (TAIR:AT3G45800.1); Has 1122 Blast hits to 611 proteins in 85 species: Archae - 0; Bacteria - 38; Metazoa - 191; Fungi - 39; Plants - 188; Viruses - 0; Other Eukaryotes - 666 (source: NCBI BLink).) has product MSEPCRLNLLCSCNRRNVSETIDTIKNIIATCIRKYMSLEETVNYMQENHKISHHLTKPIWEQLQKENADFFNKYHLIRELARQIKLFNSFLGKQVSLMLENGDFDISTATSDRSELSTLNMGMSALDDTNGLTVNQLPIPNGQQNHIWSTPNNHACTNLGASTIPPAANDQWFPYKDPACSHLGAPIVPPEAYGQLLPYTDLAYYYPVLYSTAAPAATTQWPTSTDFAYTGGPTLPKAPTAAFDHFRDGFGEDIDNSSPNFQQMDPLAAALQTLPDDMLQELYQQCQRQSQLQQNFSLEEQQRLQSKVNNNGLQGVVRPPEKPPQDLYGQCQPQSQLQQNLSVEELQRLEVEYRANSNELQGVIPQQQHHQEQEAMQTQGDPLNRIPVQSEASNHSDSGK; this is encoded by the exons ATGAGCGAACCATGTCGTCTCAATCTTCTCTGCAGCTGCAATCGTCGTAACGTTTCAGAGACCATAGACACT ATAAAGAACATAATCGCGACATGTATCCGCAAGTACATGAGTCTGGAAGAAACAGTGAATTATATGCAGGAAAATCACAAGATTAGTCACCATCTCACCAAACCAA tATGGGAGCAGCTTCAGAAAGAGAATGCAGATTTTTTCAACAAGTACCACTTAATACGCGAATTAGCGCgtcaaataaaattgtttaataGTTTTCTTGGAAAGCAAGTTTCTCTGATGCTCGAGAATGGAGATTTTGATATTAGTACTGCAACAT CTGATAGGTCAGAGTTGAGCACTTTAAACATGGGAATGTCGGCATTGGATGATACAAATGGTCTAACAG TAAACCAGTTGCCGATTCCTAATGGTCAGCAAAATCATATATGGTCTACACCAAATAATCATGCTT GTACCAATCTTGGAGCTTCTACCATTCCACCAGCAGCTAATGATCAATGGTTTCCTTATAAGGATCCTGCGT GTTCCCATCTTGGAGCTCCTATCGTTCCACCAGAAGCTTATGGTCAATTGTTGCCATATACTGATCTTGCGT ATTACTATCCAGTACTATATTCAACCGCTGCACCAGCAGCTACTACTCAATGGCCGACATCTACTGATTTTGCTT ATACTGGAGGTCCAACTCTTCCAAAAGCACCTACTGCGGCATTTGATCATTTTAGAGATGGTTTCGGAGAAGATATTGACAATAGCAGCCCAAATTTCCAGCAGATGGATCCTTTAGCAGCCGCACTACAAACGCTACCCGATGACATGCTACAAGAGCTATATCAACAATGCCAACGGCAATCGCAGCTTCAACAGAACTTCTCACTAGAAGAGCAGCAAAGACTTCAAAGTAAAGTAAACAACAACGGGCTTCAAGGAGTAGTAAGGCCACCCGAAAAGCCGCCACAAGACCTATATGGACAATGTCAACCGCAATCGCAGCTGCAACAGAACCTCTCAGTAGAAGAGCTGCAAAGACTTGAAGTTGAATATCGAGCAAACAGCAACGAGCTGCAAGGAGTAATACCGcagcaacaacatcatcaGGAACAAGAAGCAATGCAGACACAAGGAGATCCACTGAATCGAATACCTGTTCAATCTGAAGCTTCAAACCATTCAGATAGTGGTAAGTAG
- a CDS encoding dentin sialophosphoprotein: MGKFDAKDVCFIVWKILRFSTKTIFRYVKRYPIVSGVSTFLIILYTFLPWVFYFLLCSSPLIAFASFYIRNHDLSSKICDEDKRKDRGLSTISQEGRTEKAKLKHQQSVRRNARRKVEEVGKDWDSSQASEDERGKVILTTLYGEVLPETITPDMEKFKRERTLLVAEENVFDSVLDNHRDLVELERLISVDGDDESEVECSSSSSSEGEKEEEERREDVSKVVVAWTEDDQKNLMDLGTSEIERNKRLENLISRRRSRRFFLLAAEGSLMDDMEVPRICIGRNFYGFDKGNYEIDGLVMPGSAPSVLLPRRNPFDLPYDPLEEKPNLTGDSFQQEFAETNPKDIFFCRHESFHHRAFPSESQNDSKFTSLWRNVVDGRPRPLQGSNNQEPLMKEREKGNDMEAGEVRIETDSIRNDDSDSNASLSPREREKDFNVSDQSDASGTFCKRNDRVGNSVAGLVPRSSGSSSLATARQRYMEHFGYNTRKCHMVTHSVDSDLQVEVSELGSPPTSVDGNDSDYERSLFVYESEMGKEMGYNGVESEVLLVGKDDQDQNETTSLASPENEEARNLEPTVPQSDSAFFKRDEELKELSENSADEIKISYDSDEHEPSERTTDQEFEEPYERNDGEERQQLVEAEASDVNHHGNSEESVTSPRSVLPDMLHLDQTAWEVLDHASNGQLQNVDPPAESSHYQLDGRIYATGTIQENQEGFEVTFNDESNSAEDHRQSIDPLAVELENNQTDGIN, from the exons atgggaaaattTGATGCTAAAGATGTTTGCTTTATCGTTTGGAAAATTCTTAGATTCTCAACGAAAACAATTTTCAGATACGTGAAGAGATACCCAATTGTTTCTGGTGTTTCTACGTTTTTGATCATCTTGTACACTTTTCTTCCTtgggttttctattttttgctCTGTTCTTCTCCTTTGATAGCTTTTGCTTCGTTTTATATACGGAATCATGATCTGAGTTCGAAGATTTGTGATGAAGACAAGAGAAAGGATCGTGGGTTATCTACGATTTCTCAAGAGGGAAGAACAGAGAAGGCTAAGTTAAAGCATCAACAAAGTGTTAGACGAAATGCAAGAAGGAAAGTTGAAGAGGTTGGGAAAGATTGGGATTCGTCTCAAGCTAGTGAGGATGAGAGAGGTAAGGTTATTCTGACTACTCTCTATGGAGAAGTATTACCGGAGACGATTACACCAGATATGGAGAAATTCAAGAGAGAAAGGACGTTGCTTGTTGCAGAAGAAAACGTATTTGACTCTGTTCTTGACAATCACAGAGATCTTGTTGAATTAGAGAGGCTAATAAGtgttgatggtgatgatgaaagtGAAGTTGaatgttcatcatcatcatcatcggaaggagaaaaggaagaagaagaaaggcgTGAAGATGTAAGCAAGGTTGTAGTGGCGTGGACAGAGGATGATCAGAAGAATTTGATGGATCTTGGGACATCTGAGATCGAACGAAACAAGAGGTTAGAGAATTTGATTTCTAGAAGAAGGTCAAGGAGATTTTTCTTACTTGCAGCTGAAGGAAGCTTGATGGATGATATGGAAGTTCCTCGGATTTGTATTGGTCGAAACTTTTATGGTTTCGATAAAGGAAACTACGAAATCGATGGACTTGTCATGCCAGGCTCTGCACCTTCCGTTTTATTACCAAGAAGAAACCCATTTGACCTTCCTTACGATCCGTTGGAAGAGAAACCAAACCTAACAGGAGATAGTTTTCAACAAGAGTTTGCTGAGACTAACCCTAAAGATATCTTCTTTTGCCGCCATGAGAGCTTCCATCACAGAGCTTTTCCATCAGAATCTCAAAATGATTCTAAATTTACGTCTTTGTGGAGAAATGTAGTTGATGGTAGGCCTAGGCCACTACAAG GTAGCAATAATCAGGAACCTctaatgaaagagagagagaaaggaaatgaTATGGAGGCAGGAGAGGTACGGATAGAGACAGATTCCATCAGAAACGATGATAGTGACTCGAACGCATCGCTTTCTCcacgagaaagagagaaggattTCAATGTCTCAGACCAATCAGATGCTTCTGGAACTTTCTGCAAACGAAATGATCGTGTTGGAAACTCTGTTGCGGGTTTAGTGCCTAGAAGCAGTGGTTCGAGTTCACTAGCAACCGCGAGGCAAAGATACATGGAGCATTTTGGTTACAATACAAGAAAATGTCATATGGTGACACATTCTGTTGACTCTGATCTTCAAGTTGAGGTTTCTGAACTTGGATCACCTCCAACTTCAGTTGATGGTAATGACTCTGATTATGAAAGATCTCTGTTTGTTTATGAATCGGAGATGGGAAAAGAAATGGGTTATAATGGTGTGGAATCTGAAGTCTTACTTGTGGGGAAAGATGATCAAGATCAAAATGAAACaacttctttagcttctccagaaaatgaagaagcaagaaacttGGAGCCCACGGTTCCTCAATCGGATTCCGCTTTCTTCAAAAGAGATGAG GAGTTGAAGGAACTTTCCGAGAACTCAGCTGATGAGATAAAGATAAGTTATGACTCTGACGAACATGAACCATCCGAGAGGACGACTGatcaagaatttgaagaaCCTTATGAGAGAaatgatggagaagaaaggcAACAACTCGTGGAAGCTGAAGCTTCTGATGTAAATCATCATGGAAACTCTGAAGAATCTGTTACTTCTCCAAGATCAGTGTTACCAGACATGTTACATCTAGACCAGACTGCTTGGGAGGTTCTGGATCATGCATCTAATGGTCAGCTGCAAAATGTGGATCCACCAGCTGAATCATCTCATTATCAATTAGAT ggACGTATTTATGCCACAGGAACAATTCAGGAGAATCAAGAG GGATTTGAAGTAACATTCAATGATGAGTCTAATTCTGCAGAAGACCACAGACAGTCCATCGATCCATTGGCTGTAGAACTTGAGAACAATCAAACCGATGGAATCAATTGA
- a CDS encoding dentin sialophosphoprotein — MGKFDAKDVCFIVWKILRFSTKTIFRYVKRYPIVSGVSTFLIILYTFLPWVFYFLLCSSPLIAFASFYIRNHDLSSKICDEDKRKDRGLSTISQEGRTEKAKLKHQQSVRRNARRKVEEVGKDWDSSQASEDERGKVILTTLYGEVLPETITPDMEKFKRERTLLVAEENVFDSVLDNHRDLVELERLISVDGDDESEVECSSSSSSEGEKEEEERREDVSKVVVAWTEDDQKNLMDLGTSEIERNKRLENLISRRRSRRFFLLAAEGSLMDDMEVPRICIGRNFYGFDKGNYEIDGLVMPGSAPSVLLPRRNPFDLPYDPLEEKPNLTGDSFQQEFAETNPKDIFFCRHESFHHRAFPSESQNDSKFTSLWRNVVDGRPRPLQGSNNQEPLMKEREKGNDMEAGEVRIETDSIRNDDSDSNASLSPREREKDFNVSDQSDASGTFCKRNDRVGNSVAGLVPRSSGSSSLATARQRYMEHFGYNTRKCHMVTHSVDSDLQVEVSELGSPPTSVDGNDSDYERSLFVYESEMGKEMGYNGVESEVLLVGKDDQDQNETTSLASPENEEARNLEPTVPQSDSAFFKRDEELKELSENSADEIKISYDSDEHEPSERTTDQEFEEPYERNDGEERQQLVEAEASDVNHHGNSEESVTSPRSVLPDMLHLDQTAWEVLDHASNGQLQNVDPPAESSHYQLDGRIYATGTIQENQEVNT; from the exons atgggaaaattTGATGCTAAAGATGTTTGCTTTATCGTTTGGAAAATTCTTAGATTCTCAACGAAAACAATTTTCAGATACGTGAAGAGATACCCAATTGTTTCTGGTGTTTCTACGTTTTTGATCATCTTGTACACTTTTCTTCCTtgggttttctattttttgctCTGTTCTTCTCCTTTGATAGCTTTTGCTTCGTTTTATATACGGAATCATGATCTGAGTTCGAAGATTTGTGATGAAGACAAGAGAAAGGATCGTGGGTTATCTACGATTTCTCAAGAGGGAAGAACAGAGAAGGCTAAGTTAAAGCATCAACAAAGTGTTAGACGAAATGCAAGAAGGAAAGTTGAAGAGGTTGGGAAAGATTGGGATTCGTCTCAAGCTAGTGAGGATGAGAGAGGTAAGGTTATTCTGACTACTCTCTATGGAGAAGTATTACCGGAGACGATTACACCAGATATGGAGAAATTCAAGAGAGAAAGGACGTTGCTTGTTGCAGAAGAAAACGTATTTGACTCTGTTCTTGACAATCACAGAGATCTTGTTGAATTAGAGAGGCTAATAAGtgttgatggtgatgatgaaagtGAAGTTGaatgttcatcatcatcatcatcggaaggagaaaaggaagaagaagaaaggcgTGAAGATGTAAGCAAGGTTGTAGTGGCGTGGACAGAGGATGATCAGAAGAATTTGATGGATCTTGGGACATCTGAGATCGAACGAAACAAGAGGTTAGAGAATTTGATTTCTAGAAGAAGGTCAAGGAGATTTTTCTTACTTGCAGCTGAAGGAAGCTTGATGGATGATATGGAAGTTCCTCGGATTTGTATTGGTCGAAACTTTTATGGTTTCGATAAAGGAAACTACGAAATCGATGGACTTGTCATGCCAGGCTCTGCACCTTCCGTTTTATTACCAAGAAGAAACCCATTTGACCTTCCTTACGATCCGTTGGAAGAGAAACCAAACCTAACAGGAGATAGTTTTCAACAAGAGTTTGCTGAGACTAACCCTAAAGATATCTTCTTTTGCCGCCATGAGAGCTTCCATCACAGAGCTTTTCCATCAGAATCTCAAAATGATTCTAAATTTACGTCTTTGTGGAGAAATGTAGTTGATGGTAGGCCTAGGCCACTACAAG GTAGCAATAATCAGGAACCTctaatgaaagagagagagaaaggaaatgaTATGGAGGCAGGAGAGGTACGGATAGAGACAGATTCCATCAGAAACGATGATAGTGACTCGAACGCATCGCTTTCTCcacgagaaagagagaaggattTCAATGTCTCAGACCAATCAGATGCTTCTGGAACTTTCTGCAAACGAAATGATCGTGTTGGAAACTCTGTTGCGGGTTTAGTGCCTAGAAGCAGTGGTTCGAGTTCACTAGCAACCGCGAGGCAAAGATACATGGAGCATTTTGGTTACAATACAAGAAAATGTCATATGGTGACACATTCTGTTGACTCTGATCTTCAAGTTGAGGTTTCTGAACTTGGATCACCTCCAACTTCAGTTGATGGTAATGACTCTGATTATGAAAGATCTCTGTTTGTTTATGAATCGGAGATGGGAAAAGAAATGGGTTATAATGGTGTGGAATCTGAAGTCTTACTTGTGGGGAAAGATGATCAAGATCAAAATGAAACaacttctttagcttctccagaaaatgaagaagcaagaaacttGGAGCCCACGGTTCCTCAATCGGATTCCGCTTTCTTCAAAAGAGATGAG GAGTTGAAGGAACTTTCCGAGAACTCAGCTGATGAGATAAAGATAAGTTATGACTCTGACGAACATGAACCATCCGAGAGGACGACTGatcaagaatttgaagaaCCTTATGAGAGAaatgatggagaagaaaggcAACAACTCGTGGAAGCTGAAGCTTCTGATGTAAATCATCATGGAAACTCTGAAGAATCTGTTACTTCTCCAAGATCAGTGTTACCAGACATGTTACATCTAGACCAGACTGCTTGGGAGGTTCTGGATCATGCATCTAATGGTCAGCTGCAAAATGTGGATCCACCAGCTGAATCATCTCATTATCAATTAGAT ggACGTATTTATGCCACAGGAACAATTCAGGAGAATCAAGAGGTGAACACTTAG
- a CDS encoding uncharacterized protein (unknown protein; Has 30201 Blast hits to 17322 proteins in 780 species: Archae - 12; Bacteria - 1396; Metazoa - 17338; Fungi - 3422; Plants - 5037; Viruses - 0; Other Eukaryotes - 2996 (source: NCBI BLink).) — protein sequence MQPKAKGLLTCPLSQIFCRKLVSVDQDIKIRYVRRRTSFHE from the coding sequence ATGCAGCCTAAAGCGAAAGGCTTGCTGACGTGTCCTCTTTCTCAGATATTTTGTCGAAAATTGGTGTCCGTTGATCAGGATATTAAGATAAGGTACGTGAGGAGGAGAACGTCGTTTCACGAGTAA